TGGCATCATCGAAGATAACTTGGATTATTTGAATTCTTTGCTGGAAGTATTGAAACCAAAGGAATCCGTTTCGATCTCCACTTGGAATTCAGCTGAGGATTTTTATTCGAATCCTCCCAAGGAAGAATTACAACTATTGATCCTTGATATTGGTTTGCCTGGAGAGAGTGGGATAGACGTTTTAAAAAAATACCATACAATCGATTCTAGAAAAAGCATCGTGATCTCTTCCCTGCAAACAGATGATGTTATCTTTTCCGCCATCAAATACGGAGCCTCAGGTTATATTTGGAAATCGGAATTGGACTCTCTCTGGGAAACAATTCAAACCATTGTCGAGGGTGGCAGTGTGATCTCTCCCTCCATCGCAACCAAGGTTTTATTAGCCTTTCGAAA
This Leptospira biflexa serovar Patoc strain 'Patoc 1 (Paris)' DNA region includes the following protein-coding sequences:
- a CDS encoding DNA-binding response regulator; the encoded protein is MNSILIGIIEDNLDYLNSLLEVLKPKESVSISTWNSAEDFYSNPPKEELQLLILDIGLPGESGIDVLKKYHTIDSRKSIVISSLQTDDVIFSAIKYGASGYIWKSELDSLWETIQTIVEGGSVISPSIATKVLLAFRKPELNPKPTFPPKNQTGLEILSPRERQILELIIEGDSPQQIAQLFGTTIGTVRQQIKTIYKKLQVNTRVQMLKKARLFGIF